GAAGCCCGAAACCAATAATAAAAATAGAGCACGCAACTACTTCTTGGGGAGCTTCGGCTCCCCTTGTGGTTTCTGCCGTTTGGGCACGCCACGCGACATCCCCTTCACACGCTTGCGCAGCTTCCTACACCATCCCCCGACTAAATGCTAGAATCCCCGCCCATCATGCGGTCATTCTTCGTTATGGCCGAACATTCCTTCAAACAGTGCATCCCATGCTGAAGAAGTTGTTCCAGTCATTCCGTTCTCCCAAGCGTCATACGCAACACATTCGCAGTACGCCTGAAGTGCTCAACAGCGGCCAACATTCGCTGCAAAAAGCACAATTCAGCCGTTATGCGGTCAACATCGTCGAACGTTTGCAGAACGCCGGCTACCAGGCTTACCTGGTCGGCGGCTGTGTGCGTGACATGCTGCTCGGCATCACGCCGAAAGATTTCGACGTCGCCACCAGCGCCACGCCTGAACAGGTACGCGCCGAATTTCGCAACGCACGGATTATCGGTCGGCGTTTCAAACTGGTGCATATCCACTTTGGCCGCGAAATCATTGAAGTCGCGACCTTCCGCGCCAATCACCCGCAAAACGACGAGGACGAAGACAGCAATCAATCGTCTCGTAATGAAAGCGGGCGCATTTTGCGTGACAACGTCTATGGCACCCTGGAAGAAGACGCGCAACGCCGCGACTTCACCATCAACGCCTTGTATTACGATCCGGTCAGCGAACGCATTCTCGACTACGCCAACGGCGTACACGACATCCGCAATCACCTGATCCGCCTGATTGGCGATCCGAAGCAACGCTACCAGGAAGACCCGGTGCGGATGCTGCGGGCCGTGCGTTTCGCCGCCAAGCTGAATTTTGGCATCGAAAAACATAGCGCCACACCTATCCGCGAACTGGCGCCGATGCTACGCGAGATCCCGTCGGCCCGTCTGTTCGAAGAAGTGCTCAAGCTGTTCCTCTCCGGCCATGCCGCGGACACCTTCGAAATGCTGGTCGACCTGCAGTTGTTCGATCCGTTGTTCCCGGCCAGTGCGGCAGCGTTGGAGCACAACCCGACCTACACGCATACGCTGATCAGTGAAGCACTGATCAACACGGACCTGCGAATCAAGCAGAACAAACCGGTCACCCCGGCGTTCCTGTTTGCCGCCCTGCTCTGGCCTGCCCTGCCGGCCCGTGTATTGCGTCTGCAAGAACGCGGCATGCCGCCGATTCCAGCGATGC
The window above is part of the Pseudomonas sp. B21-048 genome. Proteins encoded here:
- a CDS encoding polynucleotide adenylyltransferase PcnB, with the protein product MLKKLFQSFRSPKRHTQHIRSTPEVLNSGQHSLQKAQFSRYAVNIVERLQNAGYQAYLVGGCVRDMLLGITPKDFDVATSATPEQVRAEFRNARIIGRRFKLVHIHFGREIIEVATFRANHPQNDEDEDSNQSSRNESGRILRDNVYGTLEEDAQRRDFTINALYYDPVSERILDYANGVHDIRNHLIRLIGDPKQRYQEDPVRMLRAVRFAAKLNFGIEKHSATPIRELAPMLREIPSARLFEEVLKLFLSGHAADTFEMLVDLQLFDPLFPASAAALEHNPTYTHTLISEALINTDLRIKQNKPVTPAFLFAALLWPALPARVLRLQERGMPPIPAMQEAAHELIAEQCQRIAIPKRFTMPIREIWDMQERLPRRSGKRADLLLDNPRFRAGYDFLLLRESAGEQTDGLGEWWTDYQDANDSERRDMIRDLSGKDDGTGAPRKRRRSGGAKRKRAAGAPSATGE